The following are encoded in a window of bacterium genomic DNA:
- a CDS encoding DUF748 domain-containing protein gives MRVPLRLLKGAAWVFGTVVLLTGVSYFAVPPLARHLLVGKLGEALHRPVSVREVRFNPLKLIVTVAGFTVGEREGGGEFFGFDELVADLEASSILYRAPVLREIRLTGPRVHLVRREDGRTYNFSDLLGGAEKGGGAAPPPAEKPARFALHNIRISAGQIVFEDRPRGARHDIADLAVTIPFVSNFPARVDTFEQPALSAVVNGAPFKLAGQTKPFKETLETAVDLDLQGIDVPRYLAYLPEDLGFTVREGMLGVKLSVAFAAPREGRSLVVRGAARLDKVAVAERTGAPLLALASLEVPAFSVDVFKNRLDIEKIVITAPEATLLRQKTGGLNWAAAFRLPAPQQPEPKPTPWQVTLGELRLTGGSVHWRDEAVPGRFNAELEKVEAGIRAVRYPQDEPAQLEVSFQTGFGESLEHRGSIRFSPLAWEGDVQIAGVRPRAWEPYYRASVPYEIREGVLGAKAHVRLAAAENGTAFGFTGLTARLEGLKVRHRAAPADFLTLAALEVWGADLDLPARRLSLGAVSLRKVNVGLVRESGGAIAPGVPRPVVADAAGAAVAAAPAAGTPGPTVPPAAAKPPAAAEPSWLIEAASVRLDDCAATLVDTTFPDWLTHTVAPLAAEITGLSTKKGSRASFRLTAGINGGGRLAAKGDVGLVPFGARVDVDMKSLALVPWYPYYADQVNFVTSSGELAVKGALAVATGTEGKIGASFRGEAGLTDFVSVDRLNSEEMLKIATLSLGGIAFESSPFSLQVAEALLSEFYVRLIIFADGRFNVQ, from the coding sequence ATGCGTGTGCCGCTGCGGTTGCTCAAGGGGGCCGCCTGGGTCTTTGGCACCGTCGTCCTGTTGACGGGGGTCAGCTACTTCGCGGTCCCCCCGCTTGCCAGGCATCTTCTCGTCGGCAAGCTCGGGGAGGCGCTGCACCGGCCCGTCTCCGTCCGGGAGGTCCGTTTCAACCCCCTGAAGCTGATCGTCACGGTCGCCGGCTTCACGGTCGGGGAGCGCGAAGGGGGCGGCGAGTTCTTCGGCTTCGACGAACTCGTCGCCGACCTCGAGGCGTCGTCGATCCTCTACCGCGCGCCGGTGCTGCGCGAAATCCGGCTGACGGGGCCGCGCGTGCACCTCGTGCGCCGGGAGGACGGCCGGACGTACAACTTCTCCGATCTGCTCGGCGGGGCGGAAAAAGGCGGCGGCGCAGCGCCCCCGCCCGCCGAAAAGCCGGCGCGCTTCGCGCTGCACAACATCCGCATCAGTGCCGGGCAGATCGTGTTCGAGGATCGTCCCCGGGGCGCGCGGCACGACATTGCCGACCTGGCAGTGACCATCCCCTTCGTGTCGAACTTCCCAGCGCGTGTCGACACCTTCGAGCAGCCTGCGCTCTCGGCGGTCGTCAACGGCGCTCCGTTCAAGCTCGCCGGGCAGACCAAGCCGTTCAAGGAGACCCTGGAAACGGCCGTCGACCTCGACCTTCAGGGGATCGACGTGCCCCGCTACCTGGCCTACCTGCCCGAAGACCTCGGCTTCACCGTGCGCGAAGGGATGCTCGGGGTGAAGCTCTCGGTGGCCTTCGCGGCGCCCCGGGAAGGCCGCTCGCTGGTCGTGCGCGGGGCGGCGCGGCTGGACAAAGTCGCGGTCGCCGAGCGCACCGGGGCGCCGTTGCTCGCCCTGGCGTCACTGGAGGTGCCCGCGTTTTCCGTCGACGTGTTCAAGAATCGCCTCGACATCGAGAAGATCGTCATCACCGCACCCGAAGCGACGCTCCTGCGGCAGAAGACGGGAGGGCTCAACTGGGCCGCCGCGTTCCGGCTCCCGGCGCCGCAGCAACCCGAGCCCAAGCCGACTCCGTGGCAGGTGACGCTCGGGGAACTGCGACTGACCGGGGGGAGCGTCCACTGGCGGGACGAGGCGGTGCCGGGGCGCTTCAACGCCGAGCTTGAGAAGGTCGAGGCGGGGATCCGTGCCGTGCGTTACCCTCAGGACGAGCCCGCGCAGCTCGAGGTGAGTTTCCAGACCGGTTTCGGCGAATCGCTCGAGCATCGCGGGAGCATCCGCTTCTCGCCGCTCGCATGGGAGGGGGACGTCCAGATCGCCGGGGTGCGCCCGCGCGCGTGGGAGCCCTACTACCGCGCGTCGGTGCCGTACGAGATCCGCGAAGGGGTGCTGGGCGCGAAGGCCCACGTCCGGCTCGCGGCCGCCGAGAACGGGACGGCGTTCGGGTTCACGGGGTTGACGGCCCGGCTCGAGGGGCTGAAGGTCCGCCACCGCGCCGCCCCGGCGGACTTCCTGACGTTGGCGGCGCTGGAGGTCTGGGGCGCCGATCTCGATCTCCCGGCGCGTCGTCTGAGCCTCGGCGCGGTGAGCCTGCGGAAGGTGAACGTCGGACTCGTGCGCGAGAGCGGAGGGGCCATCGCGCCGGGCGTGCCGCGGCCCGTCGTGGCGGACGCGGCAGGAGCGGCGGTCGCGGCGGCGCCCGCGGCCGGAACGCCCGGCCCGACCGTTCCGCCGGCAGCCGCAAAGCCGCCGGCAGCCGCGGAGCCCTCGTGGCTGATCGAGGCGGCCTCGGTGCGTCTCGATGACTGCGCTGCCACGCTCGTCGACACGACGTTCCCCGATTGGCTCACGCACACGGTTGCCCCGCTCGCGGCCGAGATCACCGGGCTCTCGACGAAGAAAGGGAGCCGCGCGTCGTTCCGGCTCACTGCCGGCATCAACGGCGGCGGGAGGCTCGCGGCGAAGGGCGACGTCGGTCTCGTGCCCTTCGGGGCGCGGGTCGACGTCGACATGAAGTCCCTCGCGCTCGTGCCGTGGTACCCGTACTACGCCGATCAGGTGAACTTCGTCACGAGCAGCGGCGAGCTGGCGGTGAAGGGCGCCCTCGCGGTTGCCACCGGCACGGAGGG
- a CDS encoding cupin domain-containing protein — translation MIGYVGHIEKETLKNKYFRKVLFTGKHAQLVVMSLKPGEEIGNEVHPKVDQFFRIEQGQAAFVYNNGKEKHKVRDADAVVVPAGTHHNVINTSKTETLKLYTIYSPPNHPAGTVHKTKAEAEAAEH, via the coding sequence ATGATCGGTTATGTCGGGCACATCGAGAAGGAAACCCTCAAGAACAAGTACTTCCGCAAGGTGCTCTTCACCGGCAAGCACGCGCAGCTGGTCGTGATGTCCCTCAAACCCGGCGAGGAGATCGGCAACGAAGTGCACCCGAAGGTCGACCAGTTCTTCCGGATCGAGCAGGGCCAGGCGGCGTTCGTCTACAACAACGGCAAGGAAAAGCACAAGGTGCGGGACGCGGACGCCGTGGTCGTCCCCGCGGGGACGCACCACAACGTCATCAACACCTCGAAGACAGAGACCCTGAAGCTCTACACGATCTACTCGCCGCCGAACCACCCGGCCGGCACCGTGCACAAGACCAAGGCGGAGGCCGAGGCCGCGGAGCACTAG